In one Nostoc cf. commune SO-36 genomic region, the following are encoded:
- a CDS encoding protein kinase domain-containing protein — MSYCINPLCTQRHNPDDIENCLACGNPLLINKRFRLLHPLRSLDKDPYTYTDIFEVEDVGIIEDEDDSRESYPHPQRKVMKILKWIDEPKLVELLRRESILLQILDHPGIPKSNRGDYFALRLNDDRLELHCLVMQKFEGEDLGKWIKSHGKIPQSLALDWLSQLMDILDLVHRSGVFHRDIKPNNIIFQPNGKLALIDFGGARDITRTYLAKVSTSGGTSTGLGSGHDITIVRTACFSPLEQINGQAVPQSDFYALGRTFVNLVTGIPLIQIKSDEKTGRLLWRNKAPHIDKSLADFIDDLMAPFPGQRPQNTQVILQRLKSLPLQSKLNRLIKSKKTLFSLLVTLIALGFFGGFKVFLPVMANNLVLQGKKSELANDSQTAQNYFNQAIEYNFQLKLSVSQFYLEQAARHFNNFKLAKKYYELALKYNDKDINAYDSLAVVCWQLGEVACALDNYQQILKLKPNDWEGYYRLGSFYDGEGKEDLAQEQYKIAIRINKKAVPALNDLSRLRNLKEDYTQASALAFEGLRLTEDPKLQAALYKNLGWAKFMQNQYNEAEKYLQKASDLDSKRIDAVCLLAQVQEALGKIEDARLSWEICMLARTTQQDVFKWRQELLDRLTKNSKISP, encoded by the coding sequence GTGAGCTACTGTATAAATCCTCTTTGTACTCAGCGTCACAATCCTGATGATATTGAAAATTGTTTAGCTTGCGGGAATCCCTTATTAATAAACAAACGTTTTCGTTTGTTACATCCGTTACGTTCTTTAGATAAAGATCCATATACTTATACAGATATTTTTGAGGTTGAAGACGTTGGTATTATCGAGGATGAGGATGATAGCAGAGAATCCTATCCACATCCTCAAAGAAAAGTGATGAAAATCTTAAAATGGATAGACGAGCCTAAATTAGTTGAACTGCTTCGACGCGAATCAATTTTATTGCAAATTCTTGACCATCCTGGAATTCCTAAGTCTAATAGAGGAGATTATTTTGCTTTGAGGCTGAATGACGATCGTTTAGAATTGCATTGCTTAGTAATGCAGAAGTTTGAAGGAGAGGACTTAGGGAAGTGGATAAAATCTCATGGAAAAATTCCTCAGAGCCTAGCACTTGATTGGCTTTCACAATTAATGGATATTCTTGATTTAGTTCACCGTTCTGGTGTGTTTCATAGAGATATTAAGCCAAATAACATTATTTTTCAACCCAACGGCAAATTAGCACTTATTGATTTTGGTGGCGCAAGAGATATTACTAGAACCTACTTAGCGAAAGTTAGTACTAGTGGAGGAACCAGCACAGGATTAGGTAGTGGGCATGACATAACTATCGTTCGGACAGCTTGTTTCTCCCCTTTAGAGCAAATTAATGGGCAAGCTGTACCACAGTCAGACTTTTACGCATTAGGCAGAACTTTTGTTAACTTAGTTACTGGTATTCCTTTAATTCAAATTAAAAGCGACGAAAAAACAGGGAGGCTACTTTGGAGGAATAAAGCACCTCATATCGATAAATCTCTGGCTGATTTTATTGATGATTTGATGGCTCCCTTCCCAGGGCAACGCCCACAAAATACTCAAGTAATTTTGCAGAGGTTAAAAAGCCTTCCTTTGCAAAGCAAACTCAATAGATTAATTAAGTCTAAAAAAACTTTATTTAGTTTATTAGTTACATTAATTGCTTTAGGTTTTTTTGGAGGTTTTAAAGTATTTCTACCAGTAATGGCTAATAATTTAGTACTACAAGGTAAAAAGTCAGAATTAGCAAATGATTCGCAAACTGCACAAAACTATTTTAACCAAGCTATAGAATATAATTTCCAACTTAAACTTTCTGTTTCCCAGTTTTACTTAGAGCAAGCTGCTCGTCATTTTAACAACTTCAAACTAGCGAAGAAATATTATGAGTTAGCCCTTAAATATAATGACAAAGATATAAATGCTTATGATAGTTTAGCTGTAGTTTGTTGGCAGCTTGGAGAAGTCGCTTGTGCCTTAGATAATTATCAGCAGATTTTGAAATTAAAGCCTAATGATTGGGAAGGATATTATAGGTTAGGAAGTTTTTATGATGGAGAAGGAAAAGAAGATTTAGCTCAAGAACAATATAAAATAGCAATTAGAATTAATAAAAAAGCAGTGCCTGCGCTCAATGATTTATCGCGCCTCAGAAATCTCAAAGAAGACTATACCCAGGCTAGCGCATTAGCGTTTGAAGGATTGCGCTTGACTGAAGACCCAAAACTACAAGCTGCTTTATATAAAAATTTGGGTTGGGCAAAGTTCATGCAAAATCAGTATAACGAGGCAGAGAAATATTTACAAAAAGCAAGTGATTTAGACAGCAAGAGAATAGATGCTGTCTGCTTGCTTGCTCAGGTGCAAGAAGCTCTAGGTAAAATTGAGGATGCGAGACTTTCATGGGAAATCTGTATGCTTGCTAGGACTACTCAACAAGATGTTTTCAAGTGGAGACAGGAATTGCTAGACCGCCTCACCAAAAACTCAAAAATCTCTCCATAG
- a CDS encoding NB-ARC domain-containing protein — protein sequence MEICPKQRFFYGRKKEIIDLKKQINFSKKSCIAITGIGGIGKSLLVAKVIEEILLDKSDAYEYIVWNTVTRYSSIDEVVSELISIFDLEAEEETLLGKISLLSKHFHLHRCLLVLDGFEKVAQVESFKRRLEYEDFFVGITKGRHKSCILVTSQVPLKDIAYVTQSLPLESLRLEGLDSNAAMQMLRDKGLFGDGCIQLIENYRGNPSELDTVAERINRIFGGNVQKFFDYETTVIGPRLKVMLNMQFGQAGLLSDLQKEIMIFLAEELSKDSTPIPFFKLISGLKERLGLKVSVSEVITAMEALDERSLIETSRKSSKQEVCYSLEPVVKKYILVDALGLVYDKTSASQTSNTVQERM from the coding sequence ATGGAGATCTGCCCAAAGCAGCGTTTTTTTTATGGTAGAAAAAAAGAAATTATTGATTTGAAAAAGCAAATTAATTTTTCTAAAAAATCTTGCATAGCCATAACTGGAATAGGAGGAATAGGTAAAAGTCTATTGGTAGCGAAAGTAATCGAAGAAATACTTTTAGATAAATCAGATGCATATGAATACATAGTTTGGAATACAGTTACTCGTTATTCCTCCATTGATGAAGTAGTCAGTGAATTAATTAGTATTTTTGACCTAGAAGCAGAGGAAGAAACTCTGCTAGGAAAAATTTCTTTGCTATCAAAACATTTTCATCTACATCGTTGTTTACTAGTATTAGATGGGTTTGAAAAAGTGGCGCAAGTAGAGAGTTTTAAAAGAAGATTAGAATATGAAGACTTTTTTGTTGGAATTACAAAAGGTCGTCATAAAAGCTGCATATTAGTAACGAGTCAAGTGCCTTTAAAGGACATTGCTTACGTAACTCAAAGTTTGCCTCTTGAATCTTTACGCTTGGAAGGCTTAGACTCAAATGCTGCAATGCAAATGCTACGTGATAAAGGATTATTTGGGGACGGTTGTATACAATTAATTGAAAATTATCGCGGAAATCCATCAGAGTTAGATACAGTTGCTGAACGAATTAATCGTATTTTCGGAGGAAATGTTCAAAAATTCTTTGATTATGAAACGACGGTAATTGGACCTAGACTTAAAGTAATGCTTAATATGCAATTTGGACAAGCTGGCTTGTTAAGTGATCTCCAAAAAGAAATCATGATTTTTTTAGCAGAAGAGCTATCAAAAGATTCAACTCCAATTCCTTTTTTTAAGCTTATTAGTGGATTAAAAGAGCGATTAGGTTTAAAAGTGTCAGTTTCTGAAGTAATAACAGCAATGGAAGCCTTAGATGAACGTTCATTAATTGAAACTAGTAGAAAATCAAGTAAACAGGAAGTTTGTTATAGTTTGGAACCAGTAGTTAAGAAGTATATTTTGGTCGATGCACTCGGCTTGGTGTACGATAAGACAAGTGCATCACAAACAAGTAATACCGTTCAGGAGCGAATGTGA
- a CDS encoding plasmid replication protein, CyRepA1 family, with the protein MNTVTTEYPNNLTAAEYHELLAGSAIHPALIKPNFFHIEGESVYDYLFISDKIPRKNAGRVTDGYIKMYQHLLLGGTWIQSLDPFKNWQPMEWGRIKPNFPRFDWQTGKPVKYESPPKTPNRVTYFDVANPVWDKVAKRYLIKRYHSLLALRLLDQLNPLIFWEWVKQHPEIPIILCEGEKKAACLLSLGFVAIALPGIWNGRVGRQDFDERLHPDLMPLAQPGRKFIILFDYETKAKTRWSVFQATVRTAKAIEAVGCECEVALLPGPEKGVDDFVVDRGEDANALLTAIIDDAKSLADYQRSYRAKKWGLSKYKPDVTINVKYLSEALCIPELEEKCNLPELYDLEKEQLFTPSIKGHQRNKESTDSGGVDSFKSKGAPTFNFPKSGLVVLWSDMGTGKTELMRWWRDQNPDARFLNNGHRVNLLKNLSDRLRTAMYSDLGYTGLAQAQALSITIDSLHKLNTQALIYGCIFIDEACQYLTHLLHSNTCKQHRAAILEVLEYIVYNAPLVVLADAHMDDLTVNFFLAMRPVGEVPYIVKNEWRNGSRTIYWYEGSNSSALVAQISAALMQGLKVMVASDSKRFIKKLEKSFTIKYEKPNSDQSNTPQKWRIWSVHSDNSGSEENVAFIKDITNAVKNFDALFTSPSLGTGVDISEYHFDLVFGVFHGVSQTATECAQQLYRYRPKVPFHIWVAPRPPFGYQDTNASKIKERLLQTNEMTAFLLRIDRQTGKRGAEKDWALEAYCQIMANRHYSLNNLRDDLRSLLTEMGNTFICMGSDDDDQSLERMKNAAAALDTAHYSAVAKAGDITASEYRARQSKDYLSQKEIFENEKFRIFDSYGIEVTESLVEMDKGGRLIGAIAGLEAILAPADESIVDPKTGRSYPTPPTIVAQKDRNERDNLPLCIDWGNYSARWLARFNLGLHQILTSLVKGDEVTASDTQLVKMTAIAINCAAHVKAILGFTIPRDCKPIWLLATIVEQLGLKLTFRKQGKRGEQVKIFSLSKKELEFAQEVIAHRVAKRTSFATQTPAVYSLNPLQPPVSAPPLNAIGNPPWQGEDTTDSEPPPTDRITLLHCVEILRSGIKQGVDAIKGILKRWRSDLRWETVLELEAIAANELRNLEQSVPDFYQWLNEEVLQMEGAS; encoded by the coding sequence ATGAACACAGTGACAACTGAATACCCGAACAATCTCACGGCTGCCGAGTACCATGAGTTGTTAGCTGGTAGCGCCATTCATCCGGCGTTGATTAAGCCCAACTTCTTCCACATCGAGGGAGAATCAGTTTATGACTACCTGTTCATCTCTGATAAAATCCCACGCAAGAATGCGGGTCGGGTAACAGATGGATACATCAAAATGTATCAGCATCTATTACTGGGTGGGACGTGGATTCAGTCACTTGACCCATTTAAAAACTGGCAACCGATGGAATGGGGAAGGATTAAGCCCAACTTCCCGCGCTTTGATTGGCAAACAGGTAAACCAGTTAAATACGAGTCACCGCCCAAAACCCCCAACCGCGTTACCTATTTCGATGTCGCTAACCCCGTCTGGGACAAAGTTGCAAAGCGTTATTTAATTAAGCGTTATCATTCCCTTTTAGCGCTACGCTTACTGGATCAACTCAATCCACTAATATTTTGGGAGTGGGTAAAGCAGCATCCAGAGATTCCGATTATCTTATGCGAGGGCGAGAAGAAAGCCGCTTGCTTGCTTTCATTGGGGTTTGTAGCGATCGCACTGCCAGGAATTTGGAACGGGCGGGTCGGAAGACAAGATTTCGATGAACGACTGCACCCAGACTTAATGCCCTTGGCACAACCGGGGCGCAAGTTCATAATTCTTTTTGACTACGAAACGAAAGCTAAAACCAGGTGGTCGGTTTTTCAAGCTACTGTTCGTACAGCAAAAGCAATTGAGGCAGTAGGTTGTGAATGCGAAGTTGCATTGTTGCCAGGCCCAGAGAAAGGTGTTGATGATTTTGTAGTGGACAGAGGCGAAGATGCCAATGCCCTGCTAACTGCAATTATAGATGATGCCAAATCACTTGCCGATTACCAGCGCTCGTATCGGGCTAAGAAATGGGGACTTAGCAAATACAAACCAGATGTCACTATTAATGTTAAGTATCTCTCTGAGGCTTTGTGCATTCCTGAACTTGAAGAAAAATGCAATTTGCCTGAGCTTTATGATCTTGAAAAGGAACAACTTTTCACACCATCTATAAAAGGACATCAAAGAAACAAGGAGTCTACGGATTCTGGCGGAGTTGATTCATTCAAATCGAAGGGGGCCCCTACCTTCAATTTCCCAAAATCAGGACTGGTTGTACTGTGGAGCGACATGGGCACTGGGAAAACCGAGTTAATGCGCTGGTGGCGTGACCAAAACCCCGACGCTCGGTTCCTCAACAACGGGCATCGCGTCAACCTGCTGAAGAATTTAAGCGATCGCCTGAGAACTGCGATGTATTCAGACTTGGGTTACACAGGTTTAGCCCAAGCCCAAGCCCTTAGTATTACCATTGACAGCTTGCACAAACTCAATACGCAAGCGCTGATTTATGGCTGCATATTTATAGATGAAGCTTGCCAATACCTTACCCACCTATTACACAGTAATACGTGTAAACAGCACCGTGCAGCAATCTTGGAGGTACTGGAATATATAGTATACAACGCCCCCCTGGTTGTCCTTGCCGACGCACACATGGATGATCTTACTGTCAACTTCTTTCTTGCAATGCGACCAGTAGGTGAAGTACCTTACATCGTCAAAAATGAATGGAGAAATGGCTCACGCACTATATATTGGTACGAAGGCAGTAATTCAAGCGCCCTAGTTGCCCAAATCTCGGCGGCGCTGATGCAAGGTCTGAAAGTCATGGTTGCAAGTGACAGTAAGCGTTTCATCAAAAAACTCGAAAAGTCTTTTACTATCAAGTACGAAAAACCTAACTCTGACCAATCAAATACACCACAAAAATGGCGCATCTGGTCTGTCCACTCCGATAATTCCGGCAGTGAAGAAAACGTCGCTTTCATTAAAGATATCACCAACGCCGTCAAAAACTTTGATGCCTTGTTCACCTCTCCCAGCCTGGGAACTGGTGTCGATATTTCGGAGTATCATTTCGATTTGGTGTTCGGTGTTTTTCATGGAGTTTCCCAAACTGCTACCGAATGCGCCCAACAGCTTTACCGCTATCGCCCGAAAGTCCCCTTTCATATTTGGGTGGCCCCGCGTCCTCCCTTCGGCTACCAAGATACAAACGCTTCCAAGATAAAAGAACGCTTGCTCCAAACCAATGAAATGACTGCTTTTCTGTTGCGGATTGACCGTCAAACAGGTAAACGGGGAGCCGAGAAAGATTGGGCGCTTGAGGCTTACTGCCAAATTATGGCTAACCGCCACTATTCTCTCAATAATTTGCGTGATGATTTGCGATCGCTCCTCACTGAAATGGGCAATACATTTATATGCATGGGCAGTGATGACGATGACCAATCTCTTGAACGCATGAAAAATGCTGCGGCTGCTTTGGACACTGCCCATTATTCGGCTGTTGCCAAAGCGGGGGATATTACAGCCAGTGAGTACCGCGCCCGTCAAAGCAAAGATTACTTATCACAAAAGGAAATTTTTGAAAATGAGAAGTTTCGCATTTTTGACTCTTACGGCATCGAAGTCACAGAATCACTCGTAGAAATGGATAAAGGTGGTCGATTAATAGGAGCGATCGCTGGACTTGAGGCAATTTTAGCCCCAGCCGATGAATCAATTGTTGACCCGAAAACTGGGCGAAGTTATCCCACGCCACCAACAATTGTCGCTCAAAAAGACCGCAATGAGCGGGACAATTTACCTTTGTGCATCGACTGGGGCAATTACTCGGCGCGGTGGCTAGCACGGTTTAACCTGGGGCTACATCAAATTCTCACTTCTTTAGTGAAGGGTGATGAAGTTACTGCCTCGGATACTCAATTAGTTAAGATGACAGCGATCGCCATTAATTGCGCTGCTCACGTCAAAGCAATTCTTGGGTTTACTATCCCGCGTGACTGTAAGCCTATTTGGTTGCTGGCCACAATAGTAGAGCAGCTGGGGTTAAAGTTAACCTTCCGCAAACAGGGTAAGCGCGGTGAACAGGTGAAAATTTTCTCTTTATCTAAAAAGGAATTGGAATTTGCTCAAGAGGTAATTGCTCATCGGGTGGCAAAGCGCACCTCTTTTGCTACACAAACCCCTGCTGTGTATAGCCTAAACCCTCTTCAGCCGCCCGTATCCGCCCCCCCCCTTAATGCTATAGGGAACCCCCCTTGGCAAGGGGAGGATACTACCGATTCTGAACCGCCTCCGACCGATCGCATTACGCTACTCCACTGCGTAGAAATACTTCGCTCTGGTATTAAGCAGGGGGTTGACGCGATTAAAGGCATCCTTAAGCGATGGAGGAGTGATTTGCGCTGGGAGACGGTGCTGGAACTTGAAGCGATCGCGGCAAATGAGCTACGTAACTTGGAGCAATCTGTGCCTGATTTTTATCAGTGGCTTAATGAGGAGGTGTTGCAGATGGAGGGGGCTAGCTAG
- a CDS encoding tyrosine-type recombinase/integrase — translation MTLSLVHITAHRKAIASLPVAQAEAKLIGLWLEGKAESSIISYRRYIRRFLDFLDKPLKKVTYEDLVEYASSFGGNAESTKRIYIACAKSLISFAHKIGYLPFNVGMALKLGELPDVINERYLDEADIKLLVRAASKHLADAKTPKRQYTAKRNLLIIKLLYQAGLRASEICDLTWGDLTPRGESGQVYVRKAKGSKNRTILIKQKLWTELMEFKDNAHANQAVFPSQKGGHLDRQNLHPIVKAIALEAGLSELVSAHWLRHAHGSHAIERGTNPVLVKETLGHANLAITDRYLKARPNDSSAMNLMDI, via the coding sequence ATGACGCTCTCTCTAGTACACATAACAGCCCATAGAAAGGCGATCGCTTCGTTGCCAGTAGCCCAGGCAGAGGCGAAGTTGATTGGGCTGTGGTTGGAAGGAAAAGCAGAGTCATCTATCATCTCTTACCGACGCTACATTCGGCGATTTCTGGATTTTCTGGACAAGCCGCTCAAAAAAGTGACTTATGAAGACTTGGTAGAATACGCTAGTTCTTTTGGGGGCAATGCCGAAAGCACAAAGCGGATATACATAGCTTGTGCCAAAAGCTTGATTAGTTTCGCTCATAAAATTGGATATCTCCCTTTTAATGTGGGTATGGCACTAAAACTGGGTGAATTACCAGATGTAATCAACGAACGCTATCTTGATGAAGCTGATATAAAATTGTTGGTACGGGCAGCTTCTAAGCATTTAGCTGATGCTAAAACTCCTAAGCGCCAGTACACAGCCAAAAGAAATTTGTTAATTATCAAACTCCTGTATCAGGCAGGGTTACGGGCAAGTGAAATCTGTGATCTGACTTGGGGAGATTTAACACCCCGTGGTGAGAGTGGTCAAGTGTACGTGCGAAAAGCCAAAGGCAGTAAAAATCGGACAATTCTCATCAAGCAGAAACTCTGGACGGAATTAATGGAGTTCAAAGATAATGCTCACGCCAATCAAGCAGTGTTTCCAAGTCAAAAGGGGGGACACCTCGACCGTCAAAACTTGCACCCGATTGTTAAAGCGATCGCACTTGAAGCCGGATTAAGCGAACTGGTTTCGGCTCACTGGTTACGTCATGCCCACGGTTCTCATGCGATTGAGCGCGGGACTAATCCAGTGCTGGTGAAAGAAACTTTGGGTCATGCCAATTTAGCCATCACCGATCGCTATCTCAAAGCTAGACCTAATGACAGCAGTGCTATGAACTTGATGGATATTTGA
- the recD2 gene encoding SF1B family DNA helicase RecD2 → MPAPLKVNLSPIEDQALLALTQAKGIPPRTQSRATVLRLSAAGWTVLKIAQYLKWHPQTVRDTIHRWYWGKLDSLWDCSRPGRRRRWHNPNMKSLLQFKISLFSYQLIFILFSYISYIYLILFLHSHGVSTTYAVKIYRQYKDEALATLTSNPYQLAADIYGIGFLRTDKIAFYLGVAPDSQFRYRAGLIHVLNEAAADGHCYLPQPLLIENVIKLLTTADHTPEEDALADIIKDMALNDDLIREKSSDQTLLCYLPTYFHTEQNLAQLIQSRFCQPVAQDMPRVRAWIERFTKSRKIKLSPQQRLAVEMAAYSRVMILTGGPGCGKTFTTEIIVSLWKAMGKSIALAAPTGRAAQRLSQITQLEAKTIHSLLEFDPKTMGFKRDNQNPLPHTAIVALEASMLDLFLASSLVKAIQYGSQLLLVGDIDQLPSVGPGQFLADLINSGHVPVVRLTKVFRQAQQSAIIIAAHQINRSQFPTIEPISDNPVSECLWHGGGHHPKHGVKAISEIVTDLIPRLGYNRATDVQVLCPMSRGLLGTRNLNTVLQQLINPPSPDKVEITRGGNLLREGDRIIQLTNDYNHEIFNGDFGIIKAIDLEEIEVTVQYGKHTVVRTRADLNQIALAWSFTIHQNQGSEYPVVILPIYTQPYMMLSRKQLYTALTCAKQLAIVVGSKKAISKALRSSDDQLRYTRLQHRLESAFLHPTIAI, encoded by the coding sequence ATGCCAGCGCCTTTAAAAGTTAACCTGTCACCAATAGAAGATCAAGCCCTACTAGCACTCACTCAAGCAAAAGGTATACCACCAAGAACTCAAAGTCGTGCCACTGTACTACGCTTATCAGCTGCTGGATGGACAGTGCTAAAGATCGCACAATACTTAAAATGGCATCCACAGACTGTACGCGACACAATTCATCGCTGGTACTGGGGCAAACTCGATAGTTTGTGGGATTGTTCGCGTCCGGGTCGCCGTCGCCGATGGCATAACCCAAATATGAAGTCTCTGCTTCAATTCAAAATATCTTTATTTAGCTATCAACTTATTTTTATTTTATTTTCTTACATCTCTTACATCTATTTAATCCTATTTCTCCACAGTCATGGCGTTTCTACTACTTATGCAGTCAAAATTTACAGGCAGTACAAGGATGAAGCACTCGCTACTCTCACCAGCAATCCCTACCAGTTAGCTGCTGACATTTACGGTATTGGTTTTCTGAGAACTGATAAAATTGCCTTTTATTTAGGAGTTGCGCCTGATAGTCAGTTCCGTTACCGTGCTGGTTTAATTCATGTTTTGAACGAAGCTGCTGCCGATGGGCATTGCTATTTACCCCAGCCTCTACTCATTGAGAATGTTATCAAACTGCTGACTACAGCAGATCACACACCCGAAGAAGATGCCCTCGCTGATATTATCAAAGACATGGCACTCAATGATGACTTAATCCGCGAGAAAAGCTCAGACCAAACGCTGCTATGTTATCTACCAACGTACTTTCACACCGAACAGAACCTTGCTCAATTAATACAGTCTAGATTTTGCCAACCAGTTGCACAAGATATGCCTCGTGTTCGCGCCTGGATTGAGCGCTTCACCAAGAGTCGTAAAATCAAACTTTCACCACAGCAACGGCTAGCGGTAGAAATGGCTGCATATTCAAGGGTAATGATTCTTACTGGTGGCCCCGGTTGCGGTAAAACTTTCACCACCGAGATCATAGTCTCTCTGTGGAAAGCAATGGGCAAATCTATCGCCTTAGCTGCGCCAACTGGACGCGCTGCTCAACGCCTGAGTCAAATCACACAACTCGAAGCCAAGACGATACACTCCTTGTTGGAATTTGACCCAAAGACAATGGGCTTCAAACGCGATAATCAAAACCCTTTACCCCATACCGCAATTGTCGCGCTAGAAGCTAGTATGCTTGATTTGTTTCTGGCATCTTCTTTGGTAAAGGCGATACAATACGGTTCCCAACTACTGCTAGTGGGTGACATTGACCAGTTACCCTCTGTGGGTCCGGGTCAATTCCTTGCTGACTTGATTAATTCTGGTCACGTTCCGGTGGTGCGGTTGACCAAGGTATTTAGGCAAGCCCAACAGAGCGCAATTATCATCGCTGCTCACCAAATTAACCGAAGCCAGTTTCCCACAATTGAACCGATTTCCGATAATCCCGTGTCTGAGTGTCTGTGGCACGGCGGCGGTCATCACCCCAAACATGGTGTTAAAGCAATATCCGAAATCGTTACAGACTTGATTCCCCGCCTCGGTTACAATCGAGCTACTGATGTGCAAGTGCTTTGCCCCATGTCGCGCGGTTTGCTTGGGACTCGTAACCTCAATACCGTATTGCAGCAGTTGATTAATCCGCCCAGTCCCGACAAAGTAGAGATTACCAGGGGCGGGAATTTATTACGAGAAGGCGATCGGATCATTCAACTGACTAATGATTATAATCACGAAATTTTTAATGGCGACTTCGGAATTATCAAGGCTATTGATCTTGAAGAGATAGAAGTTACTGTACAGTATGGTAAGCATACTGTCGTTAGAACCAGAGCAGACTTAAATCAAATTGCCCTCGCCTGGAGCTTCACCATTCATCAAAACCAGGGTTCAGAATATCCGGTAGTAATTCTGCCAATTTATACGCAGCCTTATATGATGTTGTCTCGTAAACAGTTGTACACAGCATTAACTTGTGCCAAGCAGTTAGCGATTGTCGTTGGTTCTAAGAAAGCGATATCCAAGGCTTTGCGTTCTAGTGACGACCAACTGCGATATACGCGATTACAGCACCGCTTGGAAAGCGCTTTTTTGCACCCGACGATTGCAATTTAG
- a CDS encoding nucleotide-binding protein, with product MTAILNDEAEILNGVEELLLGTDETTEAERTEDVHQMPEAVTTGEKTEAENTVLPQTKIAVTNKKQWSRRLVIVTGDKGGVGKSTFARGLAQTYLDMKKEFLAFDADISNSHLNRFYGDQCLVRKLDFFTEGNVDIFLDDLKELIEDSLGTKGEVVPGKSLFLLELPPQSMRILRDVVEQMKFLSTVEELYDMRVTIVVVISRVMDSVRQLTTLYDFCQDQVDYVVVKNLFFGSPENFVRYKESSDVTTIKDLLKEREIPFLEITMPDLIEHAYDYLDKNSLTFNQGIEQKEKPSVKGRVSTWISKFKEQVGLARSILGLNDVPHL from the coding sequence ATGACAGCTATTTTAAATGATGAGGCGGAGATCCTTAACGGAGTAGAAGAATTACTCTTGGGAACAGATGAAACAACAGAAGCAGAAAGGACAGAAGATGTACATCAGATGCCAGAAGCAGTAACTACAGGTGAAAAAACAGAAGCAGAAAATACAGTCCTGCCACAAACAAAAATCGCAGTCACCAATAAAAAACAGTGGAGTCGGAGATTAGTGATAGTGACAGGAGATAAAGGAGGAGTAGGGAAAAGTACTTTCGCCAGAGGATTAGCGCAAACATATTTGGATATGAAAAAAGAATTTTTGGCTTTTGATGCGGACATATCTAATTCTCATTTAAACAGATTTTACGGGGATCAATGTCTGGTAAGAAAACTAGATTTTTTTACAGAAGGGAATGTAGACATTTTTCTAGATGATTTGAAAGAGTTAATAGAGGATAGTCTAGGCACAAAAGGGGAGGTTGTGCCCGGAAAGTCTTTATTCTTACTGGAATTACCACCACAGTCCATGAGAATCTTAAGAGATGTTGTAGAACAAATGAAGTTCTTGTCTACAGTTGAAGAATTATATGATATGCGAGTAACAATCGTAGTTGTAATTAGCCGAGTAATGGATTCAGTCAGGCAGTTGACAACTCTATATGATTTTTGTCAAGACCAAGTAGATTATGTCGTAGTGAAGAATTTGTTCTTCGGTTCGCCAGAAAACTTTGTCAGATATAAAGAGTCTTCAGACGTAACAACAATTAAGGATTTATTAAAAGAAAGGGAGATTCCCTTTCTGGAAATAACGATGCCAGATTTAATAGAACACGCTTATGATTATTTAGATAAGAATAGCTTGACGTTTAATCAAGGAATAGAGCAAAAAGAAAAACCATCAGTTAAAGGAAGGGTAAGTACTTGGATTAGCAAATTCAAGGAACAAGTTGGGTTGGCAAGAAGCATTTTAGGATTAAACGATGTCCCCCATTTGTAG